The stretch of DNA GACAGTGGCCTCTCTGAGCTCCGCAGGCTGCACTACCAGAGCACGCGCTTCTGAGCCcagggagggtgggagggggaagcCAGGGGCTGCCTAGCGGGGCTGCCCACCCCCGTCTGCTCTGTGCCCCCCGCAGTGAATCTGCCCCTGCTCAGACCCACTGCGGGCAGGGGTTGGTGCTGGGGCATCCTAGGTGCTTTCCGCTGAGCCAAACTGGTGCCAAGGGGCTCCCACAGCCCTCTGGGTGCTCCGCACTGCTGTCCCTCCCCCAAGTGAAGGAGCTTGCCCTGCCACGGGCAGTCCCAGCTGGCAGTGCCCCGCGTGCCGTGCATCGTGCATCAGGGAGCAGCAAATCCCCAGGCAGTGCTAGGGGGGACACACAGATCCCCATGACTacaggcactgccagcccttGCTGCGCCCCCTCCCTGGGACATCCCGCTCTtggtgctgcagggtgggctCAGCTGCTGCGTGCCCACTGCACAGGGtgcctggcagagccctggTGCTGCTTCATCTGCACGATGGTGCCATGCATTCACCACAGACCTTCCCCACATGCTACCAattgctgctccccagccctggccagaTAGATGCCCTCACCCATCTGGTAGTGGTATCCttgccagcagcatccctcagcGCTGCCCACGACACTGGCTTCTGTTCCCTGCCTGACCTGGTGCCATCCCCAACTGTACCCAGAAAGATCCTGAGCCCCAAGCCCCatgcccagggcagggaggtACAGTGCTGGGCAGGCTCCTGCCGTTGTGCTGCATGTCCTGGGCTACCGCATAGCTCAGCACAGTGGAGGCTGAGCTGTGGCATGGGCAAGCCGGGCTCCCTGTGCACTCCCAGCAGAGCCTGCCTACACCTGGCTTctggcagccccctgcctgctcttccccatGACCTGCACCAATGCAGGAAGGCTGCCCGGTGGAGCAGCTCCACCAGTAcccttcctctcctgctgctgagcccttccctgcccacatGTCCTGCATGCATCTGCCACCAGCACCGCAATTCTCAGTCTGGCCTGTGGTGGGGACCTCGAGGGGTACCTGGGTCTGGCTGCAAGGTGTGGGGGTTCTCGGGCCAGGGTCAGATGGGGGGGGAATAGGAGGGTCCCTGTGACATCCAGCACCCCAAGGAGAAGAGTCCTTGCCTGGGTGCAGGGCTGAACTGAGTGGGCATTTCTCTTGTGGGGTCCATGGAGGGAGGACCCTGCCCCATGGGACTCCTTTTGGCTTGGTCATGGCATGTGTGTGGGGTGACCCTGCCCCCACCGTTCCTGCTGGGGCCCCCCTGCATGGAGACCTTCCTCAATAAACCCCATGCTTCATCCCTTACTGCCTGTCCTCCTGTATCAGAGCAGGGAGTGGGGCAACGCTGGGAAGACAGCCAGGCTGGGCATCCCCCAGCACATCGGGGTGCATGGAGTCCCACAAGGAGTGGGAGCCTGGAGGAAATAAGGGGGAGGGATGGGACAGTCCACGTGGAACACAGGGACAGACCTGTGTAGCAGTCACATGTCCCCAGTGACAGGGACTCACAGGGAAACCAGTGCAGGAAAGGGTTTATTCAGTTGGCACTGGGCACAActagcccagggctggggtaaGCAGAGGGCacatggctgtgctggggcaggctaGCTGCGCTGGCAGCGTCCACCTGCACCCAGGGAGAAGCCCTGGCGGCAGTGGCAGTGGAAGGAGCCGTGGGTGTTGTGGCAGATATGATCACAGGGGCCAGGCTGTGCCTGGCACTCATCTACGTCTgggaaagaaggggagaggatCAGACCTATGCCAAGGGTACGGGGCTCGTCCGGCATGGGCAGGGCCGGGTATGGAGGAGGCAtgtggggggcagctctggggctgggtGGAGCTGGGACACGGAAAGCATCTCTAATGCCTACAGCCATGCAGCTGTGGTCCCGTCACACTTGTCCCCAAGGCTGCAGGGTAGCAGATGCCTCCTCACTCCAACTCCTGCACAGTCACAGACTGTCCATCCTGCCCCCCGTTTTGTGTTGGCTGGGGCTACGAGCATACCAGGGCATGCCAGGAATCGgcatccctgctcccagggcagcaTGGCAGTGGCAGGTGGGTGGACACCATGGGCTGCCCACCCCCGCTGCCTGCAGGTACTCACCCAGGCACTGGCTGGCAGAGGGATCAAGGGGGTAGAAGCCCGGGCGGCAATGGCAGGCATGTGCCCCAGGGGTGTtggtgcagagctggctgcagttGTGCAAGCCCAGGGCACACTCGTCGATGTCTGGTGGTGGGGAAGAGAGCAGCACGGGGTTACAGCACgcagggagaaggcagcacagacctgttgtggtggtgtgggcagggctgcctgctgcatCCCAGACCCTCCCGTGTTGCTTATTTGGCTgtgctcccagggctgggagcagggccgggcagcagcagagctgcccagggCCACCATGCACCCTCCAGCTAGCTCCTGGCtatgccccccacccccaagccccctccccatgcagcccaggcagaagcatgggcacagccctgccctgcacagctcAGCAGGCTGGGCTAATAGACAGGATATAGTTTATTGGGGGAGTTCTCTGGGAGAGGGGCTGGAAGACTGAGCAGGGTTTGACTCCAAACAGTGGGGTCAATACGTTAAAAAAAACAGACCAGGAGGgtccttcctctgcagggctggggggaccctcctctgccagggctggggaggggggtctCCCTCACTGAGGAGGGGGCAGGTGAAGCACACACGTCGCAGGCCAAACCAGCAGGCACATGGTACGTCAAGGCGACGGAGCAAGCGACCACCCGGGAGGCACCGGTgtggcaggagcagcactggggcGGGGAGGTGCTGGCGAAGGGGCACTGCCCCGGGGCTGCTTTCCCAGACACGGTGCAAGGGGCAGCTGGGCTCCGTGCCTGTCCCATTGCAGGCCACCCCCGTAGGGCACAGCTGGCACTTCCAGGGCAGTTCAACatggagggaaagagagagaaaaagagacaggCAGAGGCTGGCCGGTCCTTCCGCCAAGGCTGCTCTGGCGTGTTACGGGCAAGGGTTAAAGTGCATAGAGGCAAAGGCAGAGTCCGAGGACTAGAGGGAGGAGGGTACTGTGGGggagcccgtgccagctcccGGCGGAGGGATATCCCCCAAAAAAGGCCACTTGAGctgcacagagaaggaaagaaggagcaagagagaaagagaaagaaagaaggggagtCAGTGGTGGTTCAGCAGGAGGCACAGGATGAACAAACACAGAGCCAGGGTGGAGGTAGCTGGTTAGCCACCCAGCAGGTTGCAGGATGCGGCCAGGCCTTTGGCAGGGGTGCAACAGCATCCCAAGGCAGTGCTTTGGGGCTGTCGCCCACTGGATTGGCCAGGCTACAGTGGCACGGGGTCAGGGCACCCCAGCCATCACTCACCCACGCAAGCTGTGCCATCCTCATTGGGCTCGAAGCCCCGGCTGCAGCGCTTGTTGCTGCGGCAGCGGTACCCGCCATAGGTGTTGATGCAGATGGGCTTGTCTCGGGGGCAGACAAAGGGGAACTCTGTGCACTCGTCCGTATCTGCAAGCAGAGGGGACTTGGTGTGAGAAAGGCGGGCTGGGAGCTTGAGGCTACTGGCTATGGCCCCTCCAGTTTCCCCTGCATGTGCTAGATGACTCCCCTAACAGGTAGCCACACACGAGCCATGACTCTGCCCAGAAGGCTCACAACAGGGCCACGTTGCCACATCCCTGCTGCCCCTCCATCACTTGTGGCTCTAGTGCAATGCCCACCCTGCCACACGCCAGCTATGCCTCCCACCCCCGGAACAGCACTCCCCACGACACCACAGTCCCCCTCTAGAGCCGTGCTCTGCCCCCAgtcccaggcaggcagccatACCCTGCACTGAGCcatgcagcagccctgccttaTGTGCCCAaccacctccccagctgccacctccctgTAGCAGGGTGCTGCCCTCATGCTTGCCGTGGGGCCACGCTGCAGCACCCCAGGTGCAGGCACGCCTGCACCCCCAGCAGCTACTCACCTACACAGCGTCCGTTCTTGTGCTGGGAGAATCCCTGCCCGCACTGCATTTGGGGAAAAGTAGAGACcactgggatggggagaaaTCAGCCCTGGGAGCCTCTGAGCCCACAGAGCCCAGCCCCTTGTTTCTGCCCCCaaagcctcctgccctgcacccaCACCTGGCCCTCACCTCCAGCGGGGCAGGCATGAGCTGCTCCTCCACATCCAAGGGATAGGGGATCTCCAAGACAGAGTTTGTCTCGCTGCTGGCCACAGCTCGTGCCACAACACGGCCATCCGGCCAGGTCACCTCCAAGCTGCTGGCTTCATCGTGCCCTGCAGGTGGGCAGCTCATCAGGGGGGGGGGGTCtccggggcaggcaggggctgaaaGGAGGCCAGGGGCGTGGTAGAGACAGAGGGGGCAAAGCCTCCCCTTGTTCCCTGAGCCCAGCCCCAGGTGACCATGCTAACAGCCCATGCAAGGGGATGTAGCTAGAGGGGGGGTGCATGCGGGGACAACGGGATGGcctgccagcaggcagggacaccccTGCAGGCTTGGCTACCAGCCGTGCTGAGGCAGTGGAAGGTTAATGGGCAGAGAAAGCCCTGGTGCCTGggcaaagcagcaggcagggggtggggaagagggcAGTGGCCCCTCgaagcagggctgcagtggctgtgcaCCCTACCTGCAGTCTCCTCCAGAGACCACCATGGCCAGTGTGATGGGTGCGAATGATTGCTGTGCTGCATGGCACCAGGGCAGCAGACATGGCCCCTGCCCAGGGGGGACAGGCAGCTCTTTGCCTCTCCCACAGCTCACCCAGTCCAAAGTGCGCCACAGGCTCCATCTCACAGAGGTACCCTGATCCACCGTCAATGATGCGCAGGTGGGCCCCGCTGCGCCGCGTGAACAGCACCACTTTGGCTCCTCGCGCAAAGGCCCCGAAGCGGGTGCGGGGGATGACACGCAGCCAGTTGTTGCTGGTGCCCTGCaagggagaagggagcagggatgctgagTAAGGAGAGGCAGAAGGGACAGGGACAACATGAGGACCCTCTACTTGACTCACCTGGGTGCCCTTGAAGATGGAGATCGGTTGTGCCATGGACTCTCCGTGAGACAGGATGAGGTCCAACATCCCATCACCATCAAAATCTGTCACTGCACCTCCTGCAAGGACAGGATCATGTCATGTCTGCAGCTGACGCCATGTCTCCCAGCGCTACACCCTGCTGCCAGTGTGGGCTCCCACAGGTGGCAGCTGCAATCCCAGCAACGCAGGGGCAATAGATAAGAAGGGGTGACTCCAGGTAGGAATAAGGGTCCATGCATGGGTGACACCCTGCAATTAGGTGGGTCAGCTCCCTGAGCAGTGGAGGGGACAGGCAGTGCCCGGGAGACTGTAAGACACAGAAGGCTGCCTGGCCCCCTCCCAAATATAGAGCTACACCCTGCGTAACAACTGGAGACAGCACTGTTCGCTGGGTATGGGTGGAGGGAGAAAGCATGGAGCTGCTCCTGGGCGATAGGGGCTCCAACATGCTGATGGGGAACAGGCAGGTGACTCAGCCAGGCATGCAGCATCCTCAGGCATAGAGGGTGCCAGCTGATGCTGTGGTGCACCCCCGCATAGGCCCCCATGGCCAGGGACACACACCTGTGCCCCGTCCCTCTGGCTCCAGCGCATCTCCTGGATTCAGCTCTTCCACAATGGGGTCTGAGTGCTCCCTGCGGATGAGCCTGCCGAGCACAGACAAGGGCATCAatgccagcccctgcagccccttctcAGGAAGGGCTTATCCCCTCCTGTAGCAGCATGGTAGAAGAGATGACAGCCCCAGTGGCTGGGGGATTGGACTGGCCCCTGCCTGTTAGCACCTCACGTCCCCTCCCCATGCAGGGGTGACGGGGATGTCATGAGAGCCTGGCTTTTGTGGGTCTGAATAGCAGAGCAGCAACACCATCTCCAAACACTGCTGCATCTCTCTGGGACCAGAGAccctccccaggggctcccTGCCAAGCCACTGCTCTCCACCCATCTGTGGGTGCCAGCACTGGGTGGACAACCAGCTCCCACTGCCCCACATGCCAGGTAAGGAGATGCCACCCAGCAGTAATGAGGAATTCACTCGCACAATTAACAGAAGCCACTAACAAGCTTCCATATCACCACTAATCAGCAGTGCCAGGgaccccaggggctgctgcaggcacgATCGCAGTGGCTGGTAATGACACCGGGAAAGGTTCAGTCACGGTGCCTTTTATTAGTTGAGCCTGAGCAGTGGCACTGCTGGAGAGGAACCCCGTGAGCCTGGGTGCACCATGAGGGCTGCTCAGCCCCCCCTCCGAGCGGCGTGCAGGCTGTCCTGGCTCTCCAGTACCTGCCAGGCTCCTACCGGAATAGGCGGTTGGCAGAGGAGCCGCGGTAAGCAATGTTGTTGAAGAAAACCTCCAGCTCCTGATCGTTGTCGAAGTCTGCTGCGATGACAGTGCGGACTGGGGATGGCATGGAGAACTTGGGGGTGGCGATGTCCTGTGTAAGGGATGGGCATGGGGTGACAATGGGCACAGGGAGCAGGACACCCGGTCCCACTTTGGGTCCTCTTCTTGATGGGAATTGAGGCTCAAAGCCACATCAGGGTGAAGATGGCCCCTTTGGCCAAGGAGACTCAGTGTCAAAGCCAGCAGAGGGGTGGGGTGGCATGGTCCCAGCCCTCACCCGGAATCGGACACGCCCGGGACCCCCGCTCTGCAGGTAGAGGCGGTGTGGCCCGTTCCAGTTGCCATAGACAATGTCCACCCGGCCATCACGGTTGAAGTCAGCCAGTGCCACGCCACGTCCATGCTGGTAGGGGTcatccagccctggggagccACAAGGGGACGGGGGAGACAGAACCTCCTCCCTGCCTACATCTCCCCGGGATGCCTGCTGGGATGTGCCCCACAGTCCCCAGACAGGTTCTCCCCACACAGGGCTGTACCCCTGTGCTGACAGATGCCCTGATCTGCCTCCGGGCCCCCAGGGCTatccccccaccctgcactCAACCAGCccgtgcaggcaggggcaggcaaagccagccctgccctgagGTCCCCAATGCCTGGGTGCTCCCCCTACtcacccacagcagctgctACATCCCGATACGTCCCGTCCCCCAAGTTGTGGAAGAGGAAATTGGGGCTGTTCTCATTACCACAGAATATGTCGGAGGCGCTGTCGCTCAGGATGGGGCCCACGGCCACCCCACGACCCCCTGGGGACAGGAGCCCCAGGGTGAGGGGCCAGCTGGTACCCTGCCCCCTCAAGACCCCCACGCCCCCTCAAGAGCACCAGGTGGGCAGCACTAGGACCCCCGGCgtcccctcctctcccacctcccacctTTAGTCCCTCTCGTGAGGCACTAATTGGGCCTGGCAGCCGCTTGTGTCACTCCCAACCTTAATCGCTGCCATCACCATGGTGACAACACTCCTAATTAGTGACAATTTACCGCTGGGGAGACGGGGCACGGCGACGGCCGGGCAGCGTGGGGCGCAGGCTGGCACACtgccggccgccccgcgggggcTCCGGAGGGACCATCCCCGGTGACCGTGTAGTCGGGCGTCCCGTGGCCCGGGTGGCTTCCACGGGCCGTGGGGCTGCCACTAGATGGGGCAGTCAGGCAGCCTAACGCGGGGACGGTCGCGCCGCGCTGCCCCGTCCCCTCGGCGGCGCCGCAGCCGCTGGTACCTGTGTACTTGCTGACGCCAGCCTGGGCGGCCACGTCCACCAGCACCACGACGCCACGGGCAGGGTCACTGGCGGCCACGTCCATCTCGATCAGAGCGTGGGGGCCCACGTTACCGCTGGCGTAGTTGGCGATGTAGATGGAGTACCTGCCGGACCCCTGCAGCCGCAGCATCTCCTCAGCACCCACCCGCCCAAAATGCATCTCCTCTGGGACCGCAGCAatcctgctgtggggctggatgcTCTCACGGCTCCGTGGGACTAGGCACCACTGCCATGTACTGAGCAAGAGCTTTGCAAAATCCATGGTGAAAAGCATCCTGGAAGTGGGGATGTGCCCCATTGCCTCCAGGAACTCTGTGGTCCCCAGGCTCACAGTGCCAGCACGGGCAACCCTACTGTGCCAGGTTCCCCCTCATCCCCACTGCCTCCCTTGTCCTGTGCGGCAGCTAGACCCTGATTTAGTGACAATCGTTTGAAAACAAACcactggaggaggaggaagaagaaagagcagGTGACAGGAACATAAATCACCTCGACAGGCACGTTTATCAGCTGGTGGCAACCGTGTGGACAGGTGCCCACAGTCCCCATGGCTGTAGGGGCTGCCAGCCCCGACAGTcatgggctgctggggggcacccCTGGCCCCAGTGCCGGGTGGGGTGGGGCTGATGCCCAGATTAGGGGAGAGGTCCCCAGGATCGTgtgggggagggctggaggggcaaagggggtgggaaggggagatgccccctgcctgctgtgccctgcctgctcaCCGTCCGGTCCACACAGGCAACAGAGCGCCCGGCGAAGCGGCTGGCCACATCCCGGTTCACCTCGTCACTCAGGAGGTCCTCCCAGCGCCCATCGCGGAGCTTGAAGAGCTTGTCCGTGTAAGTAGCCATGCCTGGAGGGGGCATGGGtcagggggctgcagcatcccgCCTCCTCCTGAGGAGGGTGCCCTGCGGCAAGGGGAGGCTGTGGAAAAGGTACCCTTTCCTGGAGCATCCCAAACCTCTGCTCTGtgtcccacagcccccagcagtgGCACAGGGCCAGGCTGCCACTATGAGAGCCCCTGTGACCCTTAAGGGCCACTAGGAGACACACAGAAGAATCAAATCATTAAGGTAAAATGTGTCTCAATGGGGCACAGCCCTGTAGATCATACccaagaaggtaaaaaaaaaaaaaagatagattcTGTGCCAAGCACAGGCAGCAAGCTGCACTTGATTTAGAGACAGGTGTGCCGGCAGCCACCGCCAGCTTGGGTAATTAGGAGCATCAGGAAGACAGATCTGCTGCCTAGAGGTCAGGGCTGTGGGACAGGGACATGGCAAAGCTGGGCTAGAGCACCAACCGAGGGAGCTCCAGGGATGCCCAGTGTCAGGCTGGGGTATGCACATCTCCTCCCCACAACAGGCATCCCAGAAACTGGGACAACACCGGCAGGGCAGGATTAGACCTGTCTTAGTCCAGCAGGCACAGGATAGCCATGGCACAGAGGGGTACAGCTGCtgtggggcacagctgggatttgcagcacagccacaggTAGGCCAGccccaggggttgggggggaagcTGCTGTCCCActcagggtgctgctgggagggcagTGGGCAGCTGGAAGTGCTGACTTGGCGGCTGGTTGGGCTCGGTGTCCCGCCTGCACTGCCATCAATCAATGGAGCCACTCAACTGAGAAATTAACTCCAGCCCGCACACATCCCTCACGCGCCGAAGGTCACGGGCGGCCGTGCTGGGAGCTCCCCCCACACCCAGGGCTCAGGACACGGCTTCCTGCAGGGCTCACCAGAGAAGGCATTGTTGGTGTTGAGAAAGTAGATCTCCTCGCGGCCATCCCCATCGATGTCGCAGGCTGTCACACCAATGGCATTGCCCTGCCGGTCCCGCAGTGCATAGTACGGGGAGTCCCGCTCATCCTCCGCCACATTCACCAGCCGTCCCCGCACCTTGTCATACTTGAGCACCAGGTTGGGGCCATTGTACCTGTGGGTGTGAGCGGGGGCAATGGCACCCTGAGGCTTGGGGACAGGAGGAAAGCTCCCATCCTATCCCTAGGAGGACACCAGGTGTGACACTGGCTTTTCCCCATGATGGGCACAGCAGACATCTGTGTGTTTCAGGGAGGCCGGTGAACCTGGGTTGCCATCAGCACCCAAATGTGGGGCTGGCTCCTGAGTGTCAATGGAGAGGGCTCAGCCTAGACCTGTTCCAGCCCAACACTGGCATCTCACATTTACCTGGCCTGGGTACCCCAGGGtagtgccagggcaggggtgggtCCAGGCACCAG from Falco biarmicus isolate bFalBia1 chromosome 9, bFalBia1.pri, whole genome shotgun sequence encodes:
- the CRTAC1 gene encoding cartilage acidic protein 1 isoform X1, translated to MRSRRRGGAGQPPWPVPRMLVLCLLSLAWLSESSQRSEPMFMAVTHRLLPPDYDSNPTQLNYGVAVTDLDADGNFEIVVAGYNGPNLVLKYDKVRGRLVNVAEDERDSPYYALRDRQGNAIGVTACDIDGDGREEIYFLNTNNAFSGMATYTDKLFKLRDGRWEDLLSDEVNRDVASRFAGRSVACVDRTGSGRYSIYIANYASGNVGPHALIEMDVAASDPARGVVVLVDVAAQAGVSKYTGGRGVAVGPILSDSASDIFCGNENSPNFLFHNLGDGTYRDVAAAVGLDDPYQHGRGVALADFNRDGRVDIVYGNWNGPHRLYLQSGGPGRVRFRDIATPKFSMPSPVRTVIAADFDNDQELEVFFNNIAYRGSSANRLFRLIRREHSDPIVEELNPGDALEPEGRGTGGAVTDFDGDGMLDLILSHGESMAQPISIFKGTQGTSNNWLRVIPRTRFGAFARGAKVVLFTRRSGAHLRIIDGGSGYLCEMEPVAHFGLGHDEASSLEVTWPDGRVVARAVASSETNSVLEIPYPLDVEEQLMPAPLECGQGFSQHKNGRCVDTDECTEFPFVCPRDKPICINTYGGYRCRSNKRCSRGFEPNEDGTACVDIDECALGLHNCSQLCTNTPGAHACHCRPGFYPLDPSASQCLDVDECQAQPGPCDHICHNTHGSFHCHCRQGFSLGAGGRCQRS
- the CRTAC1 gene encoding cartilage acidic protein 1 isoform X2, with the protein product MRSRRRGGAGQPPWPVPRMLVLCLLSLAWLSESSQRSEPMFMAVTHRLLPPDYDSNPTQLNYGVAVTDLDADGNFEIVVAGYNGPNLVLKYDKVRGRLVNVAEDERDSPYYALRDRQGNAIGVTACDIDGDGREEIYFLNTNNAFSGMATYTDKLFKLRDGRWEDLLSDEVNRDVASRFAGRSVACVDRTGSGRYSIYIANYASGNVGPHALIEMDVAASDPARGVVVLVDVAAQAGVSKYTGGRGVAVGPILSDSASDIFCGNENSPNFLFHNLGDGTYRDVAAAVGLDDPYQHGRGVALADFNRDGRVDIVYGNWNGPHRLYLQSGGPGRVRFRDIATPKFSMPSPVRTVIAADFDNDQELEVFFNNIAYRGSSANRLFRLIRREHSDPIVEELNPGDALEPEGRGTGGAVTDFDGDGMLDLILSHGESMAQPISIFKGTQGTSNNWLRVIPRTRFGAFARGAKVVLFTRRSGAHLRIIDGGSGYLCEMEPVAHFGLGHDEASSLEVTWPDGRVVARAVASSETNSVLEIPYPLDVEEQLMPAPLECGQGFSQHKNGRCVDTDECTEFPFVCPRDKPICINTYGGYRCRSNKRCSRGFEPNEDGTACVAQVAFFGGYPSAGSWHGLPHSTLLPLVLGLCLCLYAL